A segment of the Corynebacterium liangguodongii genome:
CCCCGACCGCCGCGGCCAGTTCAACGACGTCGAGACCGGCGAGCACCTCGCCACCGTCGACGTCGCCTTCCCCGTCCTGCACGGCAAGTACGGCGAGGACGGCACGATCCAGGGCTTCTTCGAGCTCTCCGGCCTGCCGTTCGTCGGACCCGGGGTGCTCGCCTCGGCGTGTGGGATGGATAAGGAATACACAAAGAAGCTGGTCAAGGCGGCGGGGATCGACGTGGCCGACGAGGTGGTGCTGCGCCGCGGAGAGGAGCTCACCGACGCGGACAAGGACCGCCTCGGTCTGCCCGTCTTCGTCAAACCCGCCGAGGGTGGATCCTCCATCGGCGTGTCCAAGGTCGAGGATTGGGCGCTGCTGCCGGAGGCGCTTGAGCTCGCCTTCGCCTCGGACGACAAGGTCATCGTCGAAGCCGAGCTCGTCGGGGACGAGGTCGAGGTCGGCGTCATCGAGCACCCCGACGGCCGAGTTCAGGCCTCGGTGCCCGCGAAGCTCAACGGCACCTCGGAGGCGGAGGAGGGCTTCTACGGCTTCGAGGCGAAATACCTCGACGAGGGCGTCACGGCGACCATCCCGGCGCCTTACGACGACGCGACGATCGCCGAGGTCCAGAACCTGGCGGTGAGGGCGTTCCGTGCGCTCGGCTGCCGCGGGCTGACCCGGGTGGATTTCTTCCTCACCTCCCGCGGCCCGGTGCTCAACGAGGTCAACACCATGCCCGGCTTCACCTCGATTTCGATGTACCCCCAGATGTTCCAAGCCAGCGGTCTGAGCTACCCGGAGCTAGTGTCAATCCTGGTCAGGACCGCTCAGGCACGGTCTCCTCGATAGCCTCGGTCAGCTCGGTGACCACGGCGTTGCCCTCCTCGCCGGGCAGGTAGGCCGCCACGACTGCCTCCCGGCCGAGAGCGAACCACGTCGAGGAACCGCCGCCGGCGCTCAGCGTCTCGTCGACAAACCACGGCACGGAGTTGATTTGGTAGAGCTGCGCGCCGGGGGCGTAGTTCTCCGGGTGGGCCACGCCGCAGCGCACGACGATGGGCTCTTTGCCGGGGGCCTGCCACGCCGCCGTGAGCCGCTCGGGCACATCGATGCGCTCGTAGGTCTCCGCGAGGCGGGCGGGGAGGGTCTCGATGAGCGCGCGACACGCCTCTCCGTCCGCCTCAGGCGCGGCGGCCAGCTGGCTTAGCGGCGCGGGTGCAGGGGAGGGATCAGCGGCGGGCAGGCTATCCGCCAGCACGCCAGCTCTCGGGTCTATCCGCGCAGCGTCCCGGTCAACCGTCACGGCGACGGCCGGGGCGCGGTCGGTGGTGTAGAAGGTGGTGAGAGTGGAGCCGGGCACGGGGTCGTCGATACGCATCCAGCTCGCGCCCCCGACCATCTCGATGGGGGTGTATGCGGTGTATTGCAGCGGCATGTCGACCCCGCAGCGCAGGGTGACGCGTTCGCGTGTCGACGCCTGCCACGCCGCCGCCCCGGCGGGTGCCGGTTCGGCGAGCTCAGCGCGGGTCAACCCGGCTAACCGCTTGGGCATCGCGGCGATGAACTGCGCGCATTCCGGCGAGTCGGCCTGCGGCGAAGGCAGCTGCGGCATGGACACTGGCTGGAGCGCAACGCGGTTGAAGTAGACTTTGGCACCGGCGAGCACGCCCACCACGAGCGCGAGCGCGAGGACCAAGCTGATTGCGATGAACGGTTTCGCGATCGGGCTAGCCTGGAGCTTGTTGCTTTGGCTCATAAGCGTCACATCCTATCGAAAGGCCCACCTCACCGTTGATTCGCACAGGCTTTAGCGCTGCCGGGCCCACCCTTGCAGAGGTGGGCGAATACGAGGTCATCCGCGCGATTAGGCAAGCCGCGCCCTCGGCGCTCAACGGCGACGACGCCGCGGTCTTTACCCCTTCCGTGCCGAACTCGCGGGTCGTGGCCACCACGGACATGCTCGTGGAGGGGCGCCACTTCACCCCTGAGTTCACCACGCCTTTTGACCTCG
Coding sequences within it:
- a CDS encoding DUF3515 domain-containing protein, encoding MSQSNKLQASPIAKPFIAISLVLALALVVGVLAGAKVYFNRVALQPVSMPQLPSPQADSPECAQFIAAMPKRLAGLTRAELAEPAPAGAAAWQASTRERVTLRCGVDMPLQYTAYTPIEMVGGASWMRIDDPVPGSTLTTFYTTDRAPAVAVTVDRDAARIDPRAGVLADSLPAADPSPAPAPLSQLAAAPEADGEACRALIETLPARLAETYERIDVPERLTAAWQAPGKEPIVVRCGVAHPENYAPGAQLYQINSVPWFVDETLSAGGGSSTWFALGREAVVAAYLPGEEGNAVVTELTEAIEETVPERS
- a CDS encoding D-alanine--D-alanine ligase family protein; the encoded protein is MIRVAVIYGGRSTEHSISCISAGAIMAELPSDTFEVYPVGITREGAWVEGQLDPVRGETLPVVGPGREIALSLNPDRRGQFNDVETGEHLATVDVAFPVLHGKYGEDGTIQGFFELSGLPFVGPGVLASACGMDKEYTKKLVKAAGIDVADEVVLRRGEELTDADKDRLGLPVFVKPAEGGSSIGVSKVEDWALLPEALELAFASDDKVIVEAELVGDEVEVGVIEHPDGRVQASVPAKLNGTSEAEEGFYGFEAKYLDEGVTATIPAPYDDATIAEVQNLAVRAFRALGCRGLTRVDFFLTSRGPVLNEVNTMPGFTSISMYPQMFQASGLSYPELVSILVRTAQARSPR